A single region of the Sciurus carolinensis chromosome 14, mSciCar1.2, whole genome shotgun sequence genome encodes:
- the LOC124964810 gene encoding olfactory receptor 5C1 encodes MSSKNVTGARVAPAEFILLGITNRWDLRVTLFLIFLPVYLVSLLGNVGMVLLIHVNARLHTPMYFFLANLSLLDACYSSAIGPKMLVDLLLPRATIPYVACALQMFIFAGLADAECCLLAAMAYDRYVAIENPLLYTTAMSPRLCLALLGASGLGGAASAFVHTTFTFRLSFCRSQEVNSFFCDIPPLLAISCDDTSLNELLLFTVCGFIQTATVLVIAVSYGFIARAVARMRSAEGRRRAASTCGSHLTAVTMLYGTLIFMYLRPSSSYALDTDKMASVFYTLVIPALNPLIYSLRNKEVKEALRQTRSRFCCPGRGTSDWSQEAG; translated from the coding sequence ATGAGCTCAAAGAACGTCACTGGGGCCAGGGTTGCCCCTGCTGAATTCATCCTCCTGGGCATTACAAATCGCTGGGACCTGCGTGTGACCCTcttcttgatcttcctgcctgtcTACCTCGTGAGCCTGCTGGGAAACGTTGGCATGGTGCTGCTGATCCACGTGAATGCCCGGCTCCACACCCCTATGTACTTCTTCCTGGCCAACCTCTCCCTTCTGGATGCCTGCTATTCTTCGGCCATTGGCCCCAAGATGCTAGTGGACTTGCTGCTGCCCCGTGCCACCATCCCGTACGTGGCCTGTGCCCTCCAGATGTTTATCTTCGCGGGACTGGCTGACGCAGAGTGTTGCCTCTTGGCAGCCATGGCCTacgaccgctatgtggccatcgaGAACCCTCTTCTCTATACGACGGCTATGTCACCACGTCTGTGCTTGGCCTTGCTGGGGGCATCAGGCCTGGGGGGGGCAGCGAGTGCCTTCGTCCACACAACCTTCACCTTCCGCCTGAGCTTCTGCCGCTCCCAGGAGGTCAACAGCTTCTTCTGCGACATCCCTCCCCTACTGGCCATCTCATGCGACGACACCAGTCTCAATGAACTCCTTCTCTTCACTGTCTGTGGCTTCATCCAGACAGCCACGGTGTTGGTTATAGCTGTGTCTTACGGTTTCATCGCCCGGGCTGTGGCCCGCATGCGATCGGCCGAGGGCCGTCGGAGGGCAGCCTCTACTTGTGGCTCCCACCTCACAGCTGTGACCATGCTCTATGGGACCCTCATTTTCATGTACCTGCGTCCCAGCTCCAGCTATGCCCTGGACACTGACAAGATGGCCTCTGTGTTCTACACCCTCGTCATTCCAGCTCTCAACCCACTCATCTACAGCCTCCGCAACAAGGAGGTCAAGGAGGCCCTCAGGCAGACCCGGAGTCGATTCTGCTGTCCAGGGCGGGGTACCAGCGATTGGTCCCAGGAGGCTGGTTAA
- the LOC124964190 gene encoding LOW QUALITY PROTEIN: olfactory receptor 1K1 (The sequence of the model RefSeq protein was modified relative to this genomic sequence to represent the inferred CDS: inserted 1 base in 1 codon; deleted 1 base in 1 codon), protein MDAANESSEGVPFILLGLTTSPGQRRPLFVLFLFLYVAGILGNGLIVAAIQASPVLQAPMYFLLAHLSFADLCFTSSVTVPKMLANLLSYDHSISLAGCLTQMYFFFALGITESCLLAAMAYDRYVAVWHPLHYATRMSQAVCMALVGTAWLVSHIHSLLHILLMARLSFCASHQVPHFFCDPSPLLRLSCSDSRHIQLLIFTEGAAVVVTPFLLILASFGAIAAAVLRLPSASGRLQAVSTCGSHLAVVGLFYGTVITVYFQPTSQYKAEQGCVATVMYTIVXPMLNPVIYSLRNHNVQGALRALFTGQRISADVS, encoded by the exons ATGGACGCTGCCAATGAGTCCTCGGAGGGAGTGCCATTTATTCTACTGGGACTGACAACTAGCCCTGGACAGAGGCGGCCTCTCTTTGTGCTGTTCTTGTTCTTGTATGTGGCGGGCATCCTGGGTAATGGACTCATTGTGGCTGCCATCCAGGCCAGCCCGGTCCTTCAGGCACCTATGTACTTCCTGCTGGCCCATCTGTCCTTTGCTGACCTCTGCTTTACCTCCTCAGTCACTGTGCCCAAGATGTTGGCCAATTTATTGTCCTATGACCACTCCATCTCCCTGGCAGGCTGCCTGACCCAAATGTACTTCTTCTTTGCCCTGGGCATAACTGAGAGCTGTCTCCTAGCTGctatggcctatgaccgctatgtggccgtTTGGCACCCCCTCCACTATGCCACGAGGATGTCGCAGGCTGTGTGCATGGCCCTGGTGGGGACAGCTTGGCTGGTGtcccacatccactccctcctgcaCATCCTGCTCATGGCCCGCCTGTCCTTCTGTGCCTCCCACCAAGtaccccacttcttctgtgaccccagc cctcttttaaGGCTCTCATGCTCAGACTCCCGCCACATCCAGCTTCTCATCTTCACCGAAGGTGCTGCAGTGGTGGTCACTCCCTTCCTGCTCATTCTTGCCTCCTTTGGGGCCATCGCAGCTGCTGTGCTCCGGCTGCCCTCAGCCTCTGGGAGGCTCCAGGCTGTGtccacctgtggctcccactTGGCTGTGGTGGGCCTCTTCTATGGGACAGTCATCACTGTCTACTTTCAGCCCACATCCCAATATAAGGCAGAGCAGGGATGTGTGGCCACTGTCATGTACACCATAG ACCCCATGCTGAACCCTGTCATCTACAGCCTCCGGAATCACAATGTGCAGGGGGCACTCAGAGCCCTTTTCACTGGGCAAAGGATCTCTGCTGATGTCTCCTGA